Within Nitrospirota bacterium, the genomic segment GGTTCACGCAGTTCAGTTGTTTGATACCTGGGCCGGATGGCTCGCACCTGATGATTACAGGGAATTCGCCCTTCCTTATGCAGAAAGGGTGATCAAGGGGATTGATAAAAAAGGGGTACCTATAATCTATTTTGCAAATGGTGTCAGCGGGATTCTTGAAAATATGGTTGCCTCAGGAGCCGATGTAGTCGGTCTTGACTGGAGGATAGACATGGCAGATGCGGTGAGGAGGAGCGGCAGGAGTGTAGCCCTTCAGGGTAATTTAGACCCATGTGTACTTTATGGACAACCATCCGTTATAAGAAAGTATTCAAAGGCTATAATTGATAAATATGGAGAAGAGCCTGGGCATATATTCAACCTTGGACATGGCATCCTGCCCGACATTCCGGTTGATCATGCAAAGGCGTTGGTTGATATAGTCCATGAAGAAAGCAGTTGTCGCTGAAAAATAGGGGCATTTTTAGCGTCAACTCATGACGACTTGGTAAAAGGTCCCTGTTGCTGCCCTGGACTTGTTTCAGGGTCTAAGAGAGTTAATCCACGTATAATTTTATGTAATTTGTGTGTATGGGAAATAAGACTGAAATAAAAGTAGACATTAACACCCTCCTGAAGTATGACAAGGCTGGCCCTCGCTATACGAGTTATCCTACGGCACCTGTCTGGAATGAGGAGTTTGGTCCGGAAAAGTTCAGGGATAAGCTTATTGAAACGAACAGGGAAGACAGCACCTCTCCTTTGTCATTATATTTTCATATCCCATTCTGCCACTCACTCTGCTTCTATTGCGGATGCAATTCAATCATTACGAGGAAAAAAGGACATGCCGGGGAGTATATCTCGCATCTTAAGAGGGAGATGGAAAATATATCGCGCCTTGTCAATCGGGATAGAAGAGTCGTTCAGCTTCACTGGGGCGGAGGCAGCCCTGACTTTCTGAGTCCTTCAGAGATGATGGAATTGTATGGATATATAGCAGAAAACTTTACAATTGATGCTGATGCAGAGGCAGGGGTTGAACTCGATCCGCGTGAGACCACGTTTGAGCATGTGAATACATTGAAAGGGCTTGGCTTCAACCGTATCAGCATGGGTATTCAGGATTTCAACCCAAGGGTACAGGAGGCTGTTAACAGGATACAGAGTGAAGAGACATCAGAAATAATGGTCAAGTGGTGCAGGGATCTCGGATTTGAAAGTATTAATGTAGACTTGATTTATGGACTTCCATTCCAGACTGCATTTTCATTTTCTGAGACGGTTGACAAGGTCATCGCCATAAATCCTGAAAGAATAGCGGTATTTAATTATGCCCACGTCCCTTGGATGAAGAAGAGTCAGAAGATGATACATGAGGAAGACCTTCCTAAAGGGAGGGAAAAACTCGAGATACTCAAGATGGTCATAGAGAAATTTACAGGTGCAGGATATGTCTATATAGGCATGGATCATTTTGCCAAGCCAGACGACGAGTTATGCATTGCGCAGAGGGATAAGACACTGTACAGGAATTTTCAGGGCTATACAACAAAGGCCGGATGCGACCTCCTCGGTTTTGGTATGACTTCGATAAGTATGGTCGGTAATTGCTATGCACAGAACCTCAAGGCAATTAAAGAGTATTACACTGCCGTCAATGCCGGAATAATGGCAACTCACAGGGGCTATGAGCTGACAGATGATGACCTCCTGAGGAGATATGTTATTACCAGGTTGATGTGTGACTTTGAACTGAGAAAGCATGCTGTCGAAGATAAATACGGAATCAAATTCAATGACTACTTTAGCAATGAATTAAAGAGACTTGAGGCATTTCAGGCAGATGGATTATTGAGACTGAGTCCCGACAGGATAGAAATATCAGACTCCGGACGCATCCTCATCAGAAATATCGCAATGATATTCGATGCGCATCTTAACGCACCTGGCAGAGAGATGAAATTCTCACGGACGATATGACTGGCCGCGTACCCACTACAGCAGTCCTTTTGATAAATATGGGCGGTCCTGACTCCCTTGAGGCTGTTGAACCATTCCTGTATAACCTTTTTTCCGACCCTGATATCATGGGCTACAACAAGGCGTTAGCCCCCCTGACAAAGGTCCTGGCCAGATACATTGCGCGGAAAAGGGCCCCGAAGGCAAAAAAATATTACAGTTTGATCGGGGGTAAATCACCTATTGTGAAACTTACCATGCAGCAGGGAAAGGCGCTTGAAGAGGCGCTTCAGGAACATGGAAATATCTGGGTCTTTGTTTCCATGCGCTACTGTCACCCGACGATAGAAGAGGCCGTTACGGATATGCTTGAATTTCCATTGACGAAACTAATAGTGCTGCCGCTGTACCCACAATATTCGGTTACAACCACCGGATCTGGATTCAATGAGTTTAAACGGGTTTTAAAAGGGATAGGCACTCCTACTATCGAAATTCGTTATATCAATGACTGGTATGATAACCCCTCATATATAGATGCCGTGTGTGAGACTATAGAGAATACTGCCGCTTTACATAAGCTTGATATCCATAAGATACCAATCGTTTTTAGCGCACATGGTTTACCAATGAAATTTATCAGACGAGGTGACCCGTATGCCAAACAGGTAGAAAAGAGTGTTGAGCTGGTAACCGGGAAGCTTGGGAACCTGAAGAATTGCCATCTCTCATATCAGAGCCGAGTGGGGCCATTGAAATGGCTTGGGCCATCAACTGATGAAGTATTGCAAAGGCTCGGGAAGGACGGGATAAAAGATGTTGTTTTAGCACCTATAAGCTTCGTGTCTGACCATGTTGAGACCCTTTATGAGATGGATATCCTTTATAAGGAAAAGGCAAGGGACTACGGGATCACAAACTTCTACAGGGTACCAGCCCTGAATGACTCTCCAATGTTGATTGATGCATTGAAGGAAATGGTACTTACAGCATGTATTCCCCCATCAAACCCATTTTTCTGACAAGGATTAGGAAATCCCCCTTAATCCCCCTTTTTCAAAGGGGGAAATTCGTTTTTCCCCCCTTTAGTAAAGGGGGGTGAGGGGGGATTTGAAAGGCTATTTTCAAGTGGGAAAAATTATTATCATAGGCGGCGGCATATCAGGGTTGACAACAGCCTACCGGCTGCACAAAAGCGGCCACGATGTTACTGTGCTGGAGAAAGAGCACAGGGCTGGCGGCTCTATCCGCACAGTTAAGGATAAAGGCTATCTGATAGAATGCGGCCCCAACTCTACGCTCGATCTATACCCGGAGGCGGACGATCTCTGTGACTCTCTCGGTCTCAGTGCAGAGAAGATTT encodes:
- the hemN gene encoding oxygen-independent coproporphyrinogen III oxidase; amino-acid sequence: MGNKTEIKVDINTLLKYDKAGPRYTSYPTAPVWNEEFGPEKFRDKLIETNREDSTSPLSLYFHIPFCHSLCFYCGCNSIITRKKGHAGEYISHLKREMENISRLVNRDRRVVQLHWGGGSPDFLSPSEMMELYGYIAENFTIDADAEAGVELDPRETTFEHVNTLKGLGFNRISMGIQDFNPRVQEAVNRIQSEETSEIMVKWCRDLGFESINVDLIYGLPFQTAFSFSETVDKVIAINPERIAVFNYAHVPWMKKSQKMIHEEDLPKGREKLEILKMVIEKFTGAGYVYIGMDHFAKPDDELCIAQRDKTLYRNFQGYTTKAGCDLLGFGMTSISMVGNCYAQNLKAIKEYYTAVNAGIMATHRGYELTDDDLLRRYVITRLMCDFELRKHAVEDKYGIKFNDYFSNELKRLEAFQADGLLRLSPDRIEISDSGRILIRNIAMIFDAHLNAPGREMKFSRTI
- the hemH gene encoding ferrochelatase; translation: MTGRVPTTAVLLINMGGPDSLEAVEPFLYNLFSDPDIMGYNKALAPLTKVLARYIARKRAPKAKKYYSLIGGKSPIVKLTMQQGKALEEALQEHGNIWVFVSMRYCHPTIEEAVTDMLEFPLTKLIVLPLYPQYSVTTTGSGFNEFKRVLKGIGTPTIEIRYINDWYDNPSYIDAVCETIENTAALHKLDIHKIPIVFSAHGLPMKFIRRGDPYAKQVEKSVELVTGKLGNLKNCHLSYQSRVGPLKWLGPSTDEVLQRLGKDGIKDVVLAPISFVSDHVETLYEMDILYKEKARDYGITNFYRVPALNDSPMLIDALKEMVLTACIPPSNPFF